The proteins below come from a single Clupea harengus chromosome 21, Ch_v2.0.2, whole genome shotgun sequence genomic window:
- the slc19a1 gene encoding reduced folate transporter, with protein sequence MVDSLASGDHMKDSKESLDKEENGHLPDHEEAQPVPPESKTDPEAQKGGPLQAWKWSVMFLCFYGFMVQLRPGEPFITPYLLSTKNFTSEEVTNEITPVLSYSYMVVLVPVFLLTDYLRYKPVLVLQSLSHVAIWLLLYLGSSLLEMQAMEFFYGITMAARVAYSSYIFSLVPPSEYQIVAGYSRSSMLMGVFVSSVLGQLCVWQGVPYTTLCLVSLGFVTFGLLLSSSLPWPQRSMFFNKTWRAEESKKRAAAAGATQSELAQMRPDGTPVEPAPHSPSSSWKNSVFVGMLKELRNLVRVPNLRLWSLFWVFNSTGYYLVLFYVHILWNKLAPSTENKVYNGLVEAASTLLGAITSFAAGYLKIRWNLWSELVIGVITAIMAAFLLLMGSTENIWVCYIAYIVFRGLHQFLVPIGIFQIASSLTKELCALVFGVNTFLGTILKSTIVLLIADKRGLSLPVDSQFFAYFAYFVLLAVVYLVCAAWVITRHYRNERKEGGAETEVPPTAQSQTESEATETEPLSNGSGVKN encoded by the exons ATGGTGGACAGCTTGGCCAGTGGAGACCACATGAAGGACAGTAAGGAGTCGCTGGACAAAGAGGAGAACGGACACCTGCCGGATCATGAAGAAGCTCAGCCCGTTCCCCCCGAGTCCAAGACTGACCCAGAGGCTCAGAAGGGTGGGCCTCTGCAGGCCTGGAAGTGGTCAGTCATGTTCCTCTGCTTCTACGGCTTCATGGTCCAACTGAGGCCTGGTGAGCCCTTCATTACACCGTACCTGCTCAGCACCAAGAACTTCACCAGTGAGGAG GTCACCAATGAGATCACCCCAGTGTTGTCCTACTCCTACATGGTGGTGCTGGTGCCAGTGTTTCTCCTGACGGACTACTTGCGCTACAAGCCCGTCCTGGTGCTTCAGAGTCTGAGCCACGTCGCCATCTGGCTGCTACTCTACCTGGGCTCGTCGCTGCTGGAGATGCAGGCCATGGAGTTCTTCTACGGCATCACCATGGCGGCGCGCGTGGCCTACTCCTCCTACATCTTCTCGCTGGTGCCGCCGTCGGAGTACCAGATCGTGGCGGGCTACTCGCGCTCGTCCATGCTCATGGGCGTGTTCGTCAGCTCGGTGCTGGGCCAGCTGTGCGTGTGGCAGGGCGTCCCCTACACCACGCTGTGCCTCGTCTCGCTGGGCTTCGTCACCTTCGGCCTGCTGCTCTCCAGCAGCCTGCCCTGGCCCCAGCGCAGCATGTTCTTCAACAAGACATGGCGCGCAGAGGAGAGCAAGAAGCGTGCCGCCGCCGCCGGTGCCACCCAGTCGGAACTGGCCCAGATGCGGCCCGATGGCACCCCAGTGGAGCCTGCCCCGcattccccctcttcctcctggaagaattctgtgtttgtgggcaTGCTGAAGGAGCTGAGGAACCTGGTGCGGGTGCCCAACCTGAGGCTCTGGAGCCTGTTTTGGGTGTTCAACTCCACAGGATACTATCTGGTGCTCTTCTACGTGCACATTCTGTGGAACAAGCTCGCACCCTCCACCGAGAACAAGGTCTACAACGGCCTGGTGGAGGCAGCTTCAACACTACTAG GTGCCATCACGTCGTTCGCAGCGGGCTACCTGAAGATCCGCTGGAATCTGTGGTCGGAGCTGGTGATTGGTGTGATCACGGCCATCATGGCCGCCTTCCTGCTGCTCATGGGCAGCACGGAGAACATCTGGGTGTGCTACATTGCCTACATCGTCTTCAGAGGCTTGCACCAGTTCTTGGTTCCCATTGGCAT TTTCCAGATTGCATCTTCACTGACAAAAGAGTTGTGTGCTCTGGTGTTTGGAGTGAACACTTTCCTCGGGACCATCCTGAAATCCACAATCGTCCTCTTAATCGCTGATAAACGAGGATTGAGTTTGCCAGTTGACTCCCAG TTTTTTGCGTATTTCGCCTACTTTGTCTTGCTTGCGGTGGTCTACCTGGTATGTGCAGCCTGGGTCATCACACGACACTATCGCAACGAACGCAAAGAGGGCGGGGCTGAGACCGAAGTCCCGCCCACAGCACAGAGCCAGACGGAGTCCGAGGCGACAGAAACAGAACCTCTGTCTAATGGAAGCGGGGTGAAAAACTGA